A genome region from Vulpes lagopus strain Blue_001 chromosome 7, ASM1834538v1, whole genome shotgun sequence includes the following:
- the RLN3 gene encoding relaxin-3, whose product MAKRPLLLLLALWVLAGELWLRAEARPSPYGVKLCGREFIRAVIFTCGGSRWRRSDILTHEAPDADSDTDSELDEAVASSEWVALTKYPRAFYEGQPGWQGTRGAVRGGRDVLAGLSSNCCKWGCSKSEISSLC is encoded by the exons ATGGCCAAGCgcccgctgctgctgctgctagccCTGTGGGTACTGGCTGGGGAGCTGTGGCTGAGGGCTGAGGCCCGGCCGTCACCCTACGGAGTGAAGCTCTGCGGCCGGGAATTCATCCGAGCAGTCATCTTCACCTGCGGAGGCTCCCGCTGGAGAAGGTCCGACATCCTGACTCATGAAGCTCCAG ATGCAGACTCTGACACAGACAGTGAGCTGGATGAGGCTGTAGCCTCCAGCGAGTGGGTGGCCCTGACCAAGTACCCCCGGGCTTTCTATGAGGGCCAACCTGGCTGGCAGGGAACTCGGGGGGCTGTGCGTGGTGGCCGCGACGTCCTGGCCGGCCTCTCCAGCAACTGCTGCAAGTGGGGCTGCAGCAAGAGTGAAATCAGCAGCCTCTGCTAG
- the IL27RA gene encoding interleukin-27 receptor subunit alpha isoform X1, whose amino-acid sequence MRAARAAAPRPRPTPLRLLPLLPLLPLLLLCHRTRPQDSPGPLQCYGVGPLGDLNCSWEALGDLGAPSTLHLQSQKYHSNRTWTVAVPAGQSWVTIPREQLTMSDELLVWGTKAGQPLWPPVFVNLETRMKPDAPRLHPDVDFSEDDPLEATVQWAPPVWPPHKVLVCQFYYRRCQGTTWTLLEPEVKSIPLTPIEIQDLELATGYEVFGRCRMEKEEDLWSDWSPILSFQTLPSAPKDVWISGNPCSPGRQERLLLWKDRGHCMQMNYKVWFQVKDQELIQKTAPCCNLFIPTQAEWVGVSAVNATSWEPLTNLSLACLGPDFAPHDVVVSSIPGRTELLVTWQRGSGELQEHVVDWARDGDPLENLSWVRLPPENLSVLLPGNFEEGVPYRITVTAVSPWGLAPAPSVWRFREELIPLAGPMLWRLQDAPPGTPAIAWGEVPRHQLRGHLTHYTLCAQSGTRPSVCVNVSGSTQNITLPDLQWGPCELWVTASTIAGQGPPGPSLRLHLPDNTLKWKVLPGVLLLWGLFLMVCVMSLATSGRCVHLRHKVLPRWVWEKIPDPANSNFGQPHMEEVVPPAQTPGDFPILKVEDMEPLQVIEPPQASTQLDSGYEKHFLPTPEELGLLGPPPGPKFWPEPTPSQERGAHLTDEDTEAQRD is encoded by the exons aTGCGAGCGGCCCGGGCGGCTGCCCCCCGGCCGCGGCCCACGCCGCTGCggctgctgcctctgctgccgctgctgccgctgctgctgctgtgccACCGGACCCGGCCCCAGG aCAGCCCTGGGCCACTGCAGTGCTATGGAGTTGGACCCTTGGGCGACCTGAACTGCTCGTGGGAAGCTCTCGGGGACCTGGGAGCCCCCTCCACGCTGCACCTCCAGAGCCAGAAGTA CCATTCCAACAGAACGTGGACTGTGGCAGTGCCTGCCGGGCAGAGCTGGGTGACCATTCCACGGGAACAGCTTACCATGTCTGATGAACTGCTTGTCTGGGGTACCAAGGCAGGCCAGCCTCTCTGGCCCCCTGTCTTCGTGAACCTGGAAACCCGAA TGAAGCCAGATGCCCCCCGGCTGCACCCTGATGTGGACTTTTCGGAGGATGACCCCCTCGAGGCCACTGTCCAGTGGGCCCCGCCTGTGTGGCCACCCCATAAGGTCCTGGTCTGTCAGTTCTACTATCGAAGATGCCAGGGGACAACCTGGACCCTG CTGGAACCAGAAGTAAAGTCCATACCCCTGACTCCTATTGAGATCCAGGACCTGGAGCTGGCCACAGGCTATGAGGTGTTTGGTCGTTGccgaatggagaaagaagaggatcTGTGGAGCGATTGGAGCCCCATTTTGTCCTTCCAGACACTACCCTCTG CTCCAAAAGATGTATGGATATCAGGGAACCCCTGTTCACCAGGCAGACAAGAACGGCTGCTTCTGTGGAAG gaCCGGGGGCACTGCATGCAGATGAACTATAAAGTTTGGTTCCAGGTCAAAGATCAGGAGCTGATCCAGAAGACGGCTCCCTGCTGCAACCTTTTCATCCCCACCCAGGCGGAGTGGGTCGGGGTGTCTGCTGTCAATGCCACAAGCTGGGAGCCTCTCACCAACCTTTCTTTGGCCTGCTTGG GTCCAGATTTTGCCCCTCATGACGTGGTGGTCAGCAGCATTCCTGGGAGGACAGAGCTGCTGGTGACTTGGCAGCGGGGGTCTGGGGAGTTACAGGAGCACGTGGTGGACTGGGCTCGAGACGGTGATCCCCTGGAGAACCTCAGCTGGGTCCGGCTTCCCCCTGAAAACCTCAGTGTTCTGTTGCCAG GGAATTTTGAAGAAGGGGTCCCTTACCGAATCACAGTGACAGCAGTCTCTCCTTGGGGCTTGGCCCCTGCCCCCTCAGTCTGGAGGTTCAGAGAGGAACtga TACCCCTAGCAGGGCCAATGCTTTGGCGACTCCAGGATGcccccccagggacccctgccATAGCATGGGGAGAGGTCCCAAGGCACCAGCTCAGGGGCCATCTCACCCACTACACCTTGTGTGCACAGAGCGGGACCAGGCCTTCTGTCTGCGTGAACG TGAGTGGCAGCACCCAGAACATCACCCTGCCCGACCTTCAATGGGGTCCTTGTGAGCTGTGGGTGACCGCATCCACCATCGCAGGACAAGGGCCACCTGGTCCCAGCCTCCGGCTTCACCTACCAG ATAACACCCTGAAGTGGAAAGTCCTGCCAGGTGTCCTCCTCCTGTGGGGTTTGTTCCTGATGGTCTGTGTTATGAGCCTAGCCACTTCTGGAAG GTGCGTCCACCTCCGGCACAAGGTACTGCCCCGCTGGGTCTGGGAGAAGATTCCTGATCCTGCCAATAGCAATTTTGGCCAGCCCCACATGGAG GAGGTGGTGCCTCCGGCTCAGACCCCCGGGGACTTCCCCATCCTGAAAGTGGAAGACATGGAGCCACTACAGGTTATAGAGCCCCCCCAGGCCTCCACCCAGCTTGACTCTGGGTATGAGAAACACTTCCTGCCCACCCCTGAGGAGCTAGGCCTTCTGGGCCCACCCCCAGGTCCCAAGTTCTGGCCTGAACCCACCCCCAGCCAGGAGAGGGgtgcccatttgacagatgaagacactgaggctcagagagactgA
- the IL27RA gene encoding interleukin-27 receptor subunit alpha isoform X2 yields the protein MKPDAPRLHPDVDFSEDDPLEATVQWAPPVWPPHKVLVCQFYYRRCQGTTWTLLEPEVKSIPLTPIEIQDLELATGYEVFGRCRMEKEEDLWSDWSPILSFQTLPSAPKDVWISGNPCSPGRQERLLLWKDRGHCMQMNYKVWFQVKDQELIQKTAPCCNLFIPTQAEWVGVSAVNATSWEPLTNLSLACLGPDFAPHDVVVSSIPGRTELLVTWQRGSGELQEHVVDWARDGDPLENLSWVRLPPENLSVLLPGNFEEGVPYRITVTAVSPWGLAPAPSVWRFREELIPLAGPMLWRLQDAPPGTPAIAWGEVPRHQLRGHLTHYTLCAQSGTRPSVCVNVSGSTQNITLPDLQWGPCELWVTASTIAGQGPPGPSLRLHLPDNTLKWKVLPGVLLLWGLFLMVCVMSLATSGRCVHLRHKVLPRWVWEKIPDPANSNFGQPHMEEVVPPAQTPGDFPILKVEDMEPLQVIEPPQASTQLDSGYEKHFLPTPEELGLLGPPPGPKFWPEPTPSQERGAHLTDEDTEAQRD from the exons A TGAAGCCAGATGCCCCCCGGCTGCACCCTGATGTGGACTTTTCGGAGGATGACCCCCTCGAGGCCACTGTCCAGTGGGCCCCGCCTGTGTGGCCACCCCATAAGGTCCTGGTCTGTCAGTTCTACTATCGAAGATGCCAGGGGACAACCTGGACCCTG CTGGAACCAGAAGTAAAGTCCATACCCCTGACTCCTATTGAGATCCAGGACCTGGAGCTGGCCACAGGCTATGAGGTGTTTGGTCGTTGccgaatggagaaagaagaggatcTGTGGAGCGATTGGAGCCCCATTTTGTCCTTCCAGACACTACCCTCTG CTCCAAAAGATGTATGGATATCAGGGAACCCCTGTTCACCAGGCAGACAAGAACGGCTGCTTCTGTGGAAG gaCCGGGGGCACTGCATGCAGATGAACTATAAAGTTTGGTTCCAGGTCAAAGATCAGGAGCTGATCCAGAAGACGGCTCCCTGCTGCAACCTTTTCATCCCCACCCAGGCGGAGTGGGTCGGGGTGTCTGCTGTCAATGCCACAAGCTGGGAGCCTCTCACCAACCTTTCTTTGGCCTGCTTGG GTCCAGATTTTGCCCCTCATGACGTGGTGGTCAGCAGCATTCCTGGGAGGACAGAGCTGCTGGTGACTTGGCAGCGGGGGTCTGGGGAGTTACAGGAGCACGTGGTGGACTGGGCTCGAGACGGTGATCCCCTGGAGAACCTCAGCTGGGTCCGGCTTCCCCCTGAAAACCTCAGTGTTCTGTTGCCAG GGAATTTTGAAGAAGGGGTCCCTTACCGAATCACAGTGACAGCAGTCTCTCCTTGGGGCTTGGCCCCTGCCCCCTCAGTCTGGAGGTTCAGAGAGGAACtga TACCCCTAGCAGGGCCAATGCTTTGGCGACTCCAGGATGcccccccagggacccctgccATAGCATGGGGAGAGGTCCCAAGGCACCAGCTCAGGGGCCATCTCACCCACTACACCTTGTGTGCACAGAGCGGGACCAGGCCTTCTGTCTGCGTGAACG TGAGTGGCAGCACCCAGAACATCACCCTGCCCGACCTTCAATGGGGTCCTTGTGAGCTGTGGGTGACCGCATCCACCATCGCAGGACAAGGGCCACCTGGTCCCAGCCTCCGGCTTCACCTACCAG ATAACACCCTGAAGTGGAAAGTCCTGCCAGGTGTCCTCCTCCTGTGGGGTTTGTTCCTGATGGTCTGTGTTATGAGCCTAGCCACTTCTGGAAG GTGCGTCCACCTCCGGCACAAGGTACTGCCCCGCTGGGTCTGGGAGAAGATTCCTGATCCTGCCAATAGCAATTTTGGCCAGCCCCACATGGAG GAGGTGGTGCCTCCGGCTCAGACCCCCGGGGACTTCCCCATCCTGAAAGTGGAAGACATGGAGCCACTACAGGTTATAGAGCCCCCCCAGGCCTCCACCCAGCTTGACTCTGGGTATGAGAAACACTTCCTGCCCACCCCTGAGGAGCTAGGCCTTCTGGGCCCACCCCCAGGTCCCAAGTTCTGGCCTGAACCCACCCCCAGCCAGGAGAGGGgtgcccatttgacagatgaagacactgaggctcagagagactgA
- the PALM3 gene encoding LOW QUALITY PROTEIN: paralemmin-3 (The sequence of the model RefSeq protein was modified relative to this genomic sequence to represent the inferred CDS: deleted 1 base in 1 codon): protein MALQSQMWSLAAPMPMAESSLYRQRLEVIAEKRRLQEEIRAARRELEEEKLRVERLKRKSLRERWLMDGAAEGPEQQEDPQSPEGQAQARIRNLEDSLFTLQSQLQLLQSASTGAQHKSSGRPTWRRQGHRPFSQPTVETDPTDYADLNKRASLPAGLVDASPEAPSEPRDETGRAPPALRLSPGAAGASSEANGPCPGPSLPPEQEPRQGLAASEGGVGEAKGGVVKVIWERLRATEDCTTEATGPELEAKVEEMVMEAIGDRQPLGDASGCPERPSWVREDRGIVEVVWEGVGGPESSHSEATGEAGRGLKAAQISSPSLQVRPEGAAPGEGVPRGSPDGDGPGGSGGEEGSFIWVEKVTLSEEWEELVVEGLEGPRVWGRGGGPESPLGAERGVGEEAWEAGSSRVEGPVGAGRSEGKVGEEQEGAGREGSKDSPEPERRGDEEKLGLEREAVEERLAAPGKAVEGPWRAERERGEEPPPVEQKGERGLEAEEEHEEPLGGEQEGDEEKLEATEEPLVMERKEGEESLEAQKTGGEKPLEAERGGGESLKAEKGGEASLEAERGGEAPLEAEGTGGEEPLEAEKGGGETPLEAEKGGGEESLEAEKTEAVMEDLSPEEQGESGGGQECQAEEVSEAGASLGAKEDSRPEKEEPQPQEKQEGSLEEESVRPRTPVESQGPSGDPTPLLAETPAPEQPAECQPLLQAEGPRANPRARPVPTYAPARQPEPSAPPEGEEASGPKQKTCQCCAVM from the exons ATGGCCCTGCAGAGCCAGATGTGGTCTCTGGCCGCACCCAT GCCCATGGCCGAGAGCTCCCTCTACCGGCAGCGGCTAGAGGTCATCGCT GAGAAGCGGCGGCTGCAGGAGGAGATCCGCGCCGCGCGccgggagctggaggaggagaaaCTGCGCGTGGAGCGGCTCAAG AGGAAGTCTCTCCGGGAGCGCTGGCTAATGGACGGGGCCGCTGAGGGGCCAGAGCAGCAGGAGGACCCCCAGTCACCTGAGGGCCAGGCTCAGGCTCGAATCCGGAACTTGGAAGACAGCTTGTTCAC ACTCCAATCCCAGCTGCAGCTGTTGCAAAGTGCATCCACAGGTGCCCAGCACAAGTCTTCAGGCAGGCCCACCTGGCGCAGACAG GGTCACCGGCCATTCTCCCAGCCGACCGTGGAGACAGATCCCACAG ACTACGCTGATCTGAACAAGAGAGCCTCCCTACCAGCCGGACTGGTGGACGCATCCCCAGAGGCCCCCTCTGAGCCCAGAGATGAGACTGGCAGGGCTCCTCCAGCCTTGAGGCTGTCCCCTGGGGCAGCAGGGGCCTCCTCAGAAGCCAATGGCCCCTGCCCTGGACCCAGCCTCCCTCCAGAGCAGGAGCCTCGCCAGGGGCTGGCAGCCTCCGAGGGGGGCGTGGGTGAGGCCAAAGGGGGTGTGGTGAAGGTGATATGGGAGAGGCTGAGGGCCACAGAGGACTGTACCACGGAGGCCACGGGCCCGGAGCTGGAGGCTAAGGTAGAGGAGATGGTGATGGAAGCCATTGGGGACAGGCAGCCATTGGGGGAC GCCTCTGGCTGCCCAGAGCGCCCATCCTGGGTGAGGGAGGACAGGGGCATCGTGGAGGTGgtctgggagggggtgggggggccagagAGCAGCCACTCAGAGGCCacaggggaggcgggcaggggccTGAAGGCTGCACAGATCAGCTCACCTAGCCTTCAGGTGAGACCAGAGGGGGCAGCTCCTGGGGAGGGTGTTCccaggggcagccctgatggtgATGGGCCAGGGGGCTCTGGAGGAGAAGAGGGCTCTTTCATTTGGGTAGAGAAGGTGACCCTCAGCGAGGAGTGGGAGGAGCTGGTGGTGGAGGGATTGGAAGGGCCAAGGGtatggggaagggggggaggccCCGAGAGTCCCCTGGGGGCCGAGaggggggtaggggaggaggcctgggaggcagggagcagcagagtAGAAGGACCCGTGGGTGCAGGGAGGAGCGAGGGAAAGGTGGGGGaagagcaggagggagcaggaagggaaggaagcaaggacTCCCCGgagccagagaggagaggggatgaGGAGAAgctggggctggagagggaggcagTTGAGGAACGATTGGCAGCACCAGGAAAGGCAGTTGAGGGACCttggagggcagagagggaaagaggcgaGGAGCCACCGCCAGTAGAGCAGAAAGGTGAGAGAGGGCTAGAGGCCGAGGAGGAACATGAGGAACCATtgggaggggagcaggaaggagatgAAGAGAAACTAGAGGCAACTGAAGAACCGTTGGtgatggagagaaaggaaggtgAGGAATCACTGGAGGCACAGAAAACGGGAGGTGAGAAGCCACTGGAGGCCGAGAGAGGAGGAGGTGAGTCActgaaggcagagaaaggaggtgAGGCATCACTGGAGGCTGAGAGAGGAGGTGAGGCACCACTGGAGGCTGAGGGAACAGGAGGTGAGGAGCCATTGGAGGCTGAGAAAGGAGGAGGTGAGACTCCATTGGAGGCTGAgaaaggaggaggtgaggagtCCCTGGAGGCAGAGAAGACTGAAGCGGTTATGGAAGATCTGAGTCCAGAAGAGCAGGGAGAGTCTGGGGGAGGACAGGAATGTCAGGCAGAGGAGGTGAGTGAGGCAGGGGCTTCCCTGGGGGCGAAGGAAGACTCAAGGCCAGAAAAGGAAGAACCACAGccccaggagaagcaggaaggctccctggaggaggaatCTGTAAGGCCCCGAACCCCTGTTGAGAGCCAGGGCCCCTCGGGGGACCCCACCCCGCTCCTGGCAGAGACCCCAGCTCCAGAGCAGCCTGCCGAGTGCCAGCCACTGCTTCAGGCAGAAGGGCCCAGGGCCAACCCTAGGGCCCGGCCCGTGCCCACCTATGCACCTGCGCGGCAGCCCGAGCCATCTGCCCCTCCAGAGGGTGAAGAGGCAAGCGGCCCCAAGCAAAAGACGTGCCAGTGTTGTGCGGTCATGTGA